In a single window of the Thermoanaerobaculia bacterium genome:
- a CDS encoding AraC family transcriptional regulator, whose amino-acid sequence MKAAVNVGRARRVLERAGYGVWEVSIPAASGVLAPHRHDRAQLHLVLEGEYSESARGREHALGPGSVLFRPAGESHSNAFGNAEVHGMLIELDGTAAEALLPGILRDTPFYRAAATSEPLARAFDLEARRGDPESATAIAGLVHCLAAEVSRLGRGSPREGVEPAWLAEAAGVLRRRASEDLRLSRLAAIVGVPPVRLAAAFRRHFRCSAGEYLRRVRMARSRALLANSDAPIAEIAVVCGFFDQAHFSRAFKKHHGATPGEFRRSRRA is encoded by the coding sequence ATGAAGGCGGCCGTCAATGTCGGCCGGGCGCGGCGCGTTCTCGAGCGCGCCGGCTATGGGGTCTGGGAGGTCTCGATCCCCGCCGCCTCGGGCGTGCTCGCTCCCCATCGCCACGATCGGGCGCAGCTTCATCTCGTGCTCGAAGGGGAATATTCAGAGTCGGCACGCGGGCGCGAACATGCCCTCGGGCCCGGGTCCGTGCTCTTCCGCCCCGCCGGCGAGAGCCATTCGAACGCGTTCGGAAACGCCGAAGTGCACGGAATGCTGATCGAGCTGGACGGAACCGCCGCGGAGGCGCTCCTTCCGGGGATCCTGCGGGATACGCCGTTCTATCGGGCCGCCGCGACATCCGAGCCGCTCGCCAGGGCCTTCGACCTCGAAGCCCGGCGCGGCGACCCGGAGTCGGCGACGGCGATCGCCGGCCTGGTTCACTGTCTCGCCGCCGAGGTGTCGCGACTCGGGCGCGGATCGCCGCGCGAGGGCGTCGAACCGGCGTGGCTGGCCGAGGCGGCCGGGGTCCTTCGTCGACGCGCGTCGGAGGACCTGCGGCTTTCGCGGCTCGCCGCGATCGTCGGGGTTCCGCCGGTTCGCCTCGCCGCCGCATTCCGGCGGCACTTCCGTTGTTCGGCCGGCGAGTATCTCCGCCGCGTTCGCATGGCGCGCTCCCGCGCTCTCCTCGCGAATTCGGACGCGCCCATCGCGGAGATCGCGGTCGTCTGCGGCTTTTTCGATCAGGCGCATTTCTCCCGCGCTTTCAAGAAGCACCATGGCGCGACGCCGGGCGAATTCCGCCGGTCTCGACGCGCCTAG